In a single window of the Enoplosus armatus isolate fEnoArm2 chromosome 15, fEnoArm2.hap1, whole genome shotgun sequence genome:
- the bub1bb gene encoding mitotic checkpoint serine/threonine-protein kinase BUB1 beta, with amino-acid sequence MAEGGDVEWELSKENIQPLRRGRDISALHQALSQQQDGLSSAINQQRQAFESELRMYDGDDPLDVWDRYIKWTEQTFPQGGKESNLSTLLERVVTKFTEEKKYHNDPRYVDLWIKFAENCPEPLDIYRYMQAQGIGMTQASFYIAWSEEYENQGNCRKADLVYQEGFKKCAEPHEKLLQFHKALQARVSRQVMMNVEEDDSDDEPKQPERVSLADLKHRGKKKAIAPINRTGPAIKSISGGLQSHATPVLGNASNSRLVIFDENKAQNAGPSEPKLESWVAPPTSRAKENEQRLEKWCDVKMPQKSKFGHTVMAPPPPKPTFQPFVEESDQPPTMTPCKINSAVNTVLSSRKPCREETPLKRLQEHHQHQKEAETGKLQEQSMYCKELLLSGATEFCFEELRAERYFKKMSQEVRGQKDQASASASN; translated from the exons ATGGCAGAAGGGGGAGATGTGGAATGGGAGCTGAGCAAAGAAAACATCCAGCCACTGCGGCGAGGCAGAGACATATCAGCCTTACATCAGGCGCTCAGTCAACAGCAGGATGGACTCAGCTCTGCCATCAACCAGCAGAGACA GGCCTTTGAGTCTGAACTGCGAATGTATGATGGAGATGATCCACTTGATGTTTGGGATCG GTATATTAAGTGGACAGAGCAAACCTTCCCtcagggaggaaaggagagcaACCTCTCCACACTGTTGGAACGAGTCGTGACCAAattcacagaggaaaagaaatatcACAACGACCCTCGCTATGTTGACCTCTGGATCAAATTT GCAGAGAATTGCCCGGAGCCCTTGGATATTTACAGGTACATGCAAGCGCAGGGGATAGGAATGACACAGGCCTCCTTCTACATCGCTTGGTCTGAGGAATATGAGAATCAGGGCAACTGTCGCAAAGCAGACCTCGTCTACCAGGAAGGATTCAAAAAATGTGCTGAGCCACATGAGAAGCTCCTGCAGTTTCACAA GGCTTTGCAGGCACGTGTGTCCCGACAGGTTATGATGAATGTGGAGGAGGACGATAGTGATGATGAACCTAAACAACCTGAGAGAGTTTCTCTAGCCGACCTCAAACatagagggaagaaaaaggCCATCGCCCCCATCAACAGAACCGGGCCTGCAATCAAAA GTATTTCTGGAGGCCTGCAGTCACACGCCACCCCTGTCCTCGGCAATGCTTCGAACAGTCGGTTGGTGATCTTTGATGAGAACAAGGCTCAAAATGCTGGCCCTTCAGAGCCTAAGTTAGAGTCTTGGGTGGCTCCTCCCACTTCCAGGGCAAAGGAGAATGAGCAGAGGCTTGAAAAATGGTGTGATGTCAAG ATGCCACAGAAGTCCAAATTCGGACATACTGTTATGGCCCCACCTCCTCCCAAACCCACCTTCCAACCATTTGTTGAGGAGTCGGACCAGCCTCCAACGAT GACTCCATGTAAGATCAACTCTGCAGTGAACACAGTTTTATCATCACGTAagccctgcagagaggaaactCCTCTAAAGAGACTGCAGGAGCACCATCAGCACCAGAAGGaagcagaaacaggaaaactACAGGAGCAGAGCATGTACTGTaaagagctgctgctcagcGGCGCCACTGAGTTCTGCTTTGAGGAACTGCGTGCTGAACGCTACTTCAAAAAGATGTcacaggaggtcagaggtcaaaaggATCAAGCTAGTGCCAGTGCTTCAAACTGA